From the genome of Peptoniphilus sp. ING2-D1G:
TTGACTTGTTCACCACATCAAAGGATATATTTGCACTTTGATTTCTGCTTATCGTCCCTGTGGGAAAACTTATATTTGCAAATTCAAGTAAATTTTTTTCTACAGCATTTTTCTTTATATCCACTGAAAATCCATAGGATCCTTCCTTTGGTGCTTTGGTTTCTTCTCCCTCTCCTACAAAGGAATATTTCAAAGTCAACATATAGCTTCCGGCAGGTGTCGTGGGAAAAGTTTTAAGGTCAAAAAATACGGGTTTGTCTTCTCCCGGGGCAAGTCTTGTAATATCTGCCGTGGAAAGTCCCTTTGCAACTGTCACCTTACCATTTTCCAACCCTTCCACGGAAAGCTTGATGTTTTTAGCCACTGCATCTCCTGTGTTTTTTACGTTAAAAGCCGCTGTGAAAGCTTTGCCCGCCTCTACTTCACCTTGCCACATTCTTGCTTCCTGTGTTATCTCAAGAGCCGGATTGACCGCTTTTTGCGGCGCTTCCACTCTAACATATATGGTCTCTTCCTGTTCGTGTAGAGTATTTTCAGAATCATAGTATTTCAACCTTATTTGCATGGGAACCGTCTTTGTTGTGAAATTTGCATCGGTTTTTATAAAAAATCTTCCCTTTACTGATGCATCACTTACTAAATTGCCATCTTCAAATATTATGTATCCATTACCATCTACATAAGCTTTATCAGGATCTTTTATATATGCCTGTGCAGATATTCTATTTACATTTTTCGGTGTATTGTTTACCACATCCACGTGTATTTCTACCGAATACCCTTCTCCTATGGTGACTGTTTGAGGGGCTATTACATCTAATTTTATGGATTTTGTACTATTTTCCGCAAAAATTATATTTGAATTGTTAAATAACAATAATACCATTAATAATACACTTACTATTCTCTTCATTTCTTTCTCCTATTTGATTATAGATTCTCTGTCTTGCCTACCTATGATTTCTCCATCCTTCATATTTATAATAACATCGGCATAGACAGAGGTTTCTACGTCGTGAGTTACTATGATGAGGGTTTGATTGTGCATTCTCGACATTGAGCAAATCAATCTCATGACATCATCGGAAGTCTTACTATCTAAGTTTCCCGTGGGTTCGTCGGCAAATACTACGGGGGGGTTGCTGACAAAGGCTCTGGCTATGGACACTCTTTGTTGCTGACCGCCACTCATCTCATTGGGTTTATGATGGAGTCTGTCTCCCAGCCCCACCTTATTCAAAATGTCCTTTGCTATCTCGTTTCTCTCTTTTTTCGGCATTCCTCTAAAGGCCAAACTTAAACTTACATTTTCCAAAGCATTTAATGTCTGTATCAAGTTGTAGGATTGAAAAACGAAACCGACATTTAGCTGTCTGAATTTCGTGATTCGTTTTTCATCTAACTTTGTGATATTTATTCCGCCTATTGTTATTTCGCCGCTGTTGGGCTTTTCAAGTCCAGCCAAGGCATTTAACAGTGTGGATTTGCCGGAACCCGAGGTCCCCAGTACGCAAACTATCTGTCCCTTCTCAATACTCAGTGACACATCATTGAGTGCGTAAACCTTTTCTTTACCCATTTTATATATTTTACTTAAATGCTTAACTTCAATAAAT
Proteins encoded in this window:
- a CDS encoding putative ABC transporter ATP-binding protein TM_0352 (High confidence in function and specificity) codes for the protein MSFIEVKHLSKIYKMGKEKVYALNDVSLSIEKGQIVCVLGTSGSGKSTLLNALAGLEKPNSGEITIGGINITKLDEKRITKFRQLNVGFVFQSYNLIQTLNALENVSLSLAFRGMPKKERNEIAKDILNKVGLGDRLHHKPNEMSGGQQQRVSIARAFVSNPPVVFADEPTGNLDSKTSDDVMRLICSMSRMHNQTLIIVTHDVETSVYADVIINMKDGEIIGRQDRESIIK